One window from the genome of Candidatus Didemnitutus sp. encodes:
- a CDS encoding sodium-translocating pyrophosphatase: MLNTHLRKRTVLALATLASAVSSFASEADIKIPDLTQVHFDGLGGMSGLTLMYLGIVLCVIGAAFGLVQYAQTKALPVHASMGSVSNTIWETCKTYLFTQGKFLAILWILIAACMVYYFGFLSHNTPFHVVVILLASVLGILGSYGVAWFGIRINTVANSRAAFSALQGNPLATLFIPLRSGMSVGLLLVCVELFFMICILVFLPRELVGPCFIGFAIGESLGASVLRICGGIFTKIADIGSDLMKIVFKLPEDDPKNPGVIADCTGDNAGDSVGPTADGFETYGVTGVALVAFLALALAASSSLCAILVIWLFAMRALMIVTSLVSYFLNEIISKAKYGAQKDFDFEAPLTHLVWITSAVSIGITFLASYFLLAHQSGGVQGDLWWVLSVIISCGTIAGALIPEFTKIFVSTNSRHVKEVTNCSKHGGASLNILSGFVAGNFSAFWMGLIIMLLMWTSYHFSQNPALLALLPGKFAFAAPIFAFGLVAFGFLGMGPVTIAVDSYGPVTDNAQSVYELSQIEARPGIAAEIEKDFGFKPDFENAKYQLEKGDGAGNTFKATAKPVLIGTAVVGATTMVFGIIMLLENLFGDVVQKLSIVQPEIILGLIMGGSVIYWFTGASCQAVVTGAYRAVVYIKENMKLDATTASDKDSKEVVRICTEYAQKGMWNIFIVVFCFALALPFFNAYFFIGYLIGIAFFGLFQAIFMANAGGAWDNAKKIVEVELRQKGTDLHAATVVGDTVGDPFKDTSSVAMNPVIKFTTLFGLLAVEIAVTMTNVQAKHAIGAVFFLIALVFVYRSFYSMRIPDDTAKA, from the coding sequence ATGCTGAACACACACCTCCGCAAGCGGACCGTGCTGGCCCTCGCCACGCTCGCGTCCGCTGTTTCTTCATTTGCCAGTGAAGCTGACATCAAGATTCCGGACCTGACGCAGGTCCACTTCGACGGACTTGGCGGCATGAGCGGCCTGACGCTAATGTATCTCGGCATCGTGCTGTGCGTCATCGGCGCGGCCTTCGGCCTCGTGCAATACGCGCAGACAAAAGCGCTGCCGGTGCACGCCTCGATGGGCAGCGTGTCGAACACCATCTGGGAGACGTGCAAGACCTACCTCTTCACGCAGGGCAAGTTCCTCGCGATCCTTTGGATTCTGATCGCAGCGTGCATGGTCTACTACTTCGGCTTCCTGTCGCACAACACGCCCTTCCACGTCGTCGTCATCCTGCTCGCCTCGGTGCTCGGCATCCTCGGCAGCTACGGCGTCGCGTGGTTCGGCATCCGCATCAACACCGTGGCGAACAGCCGCGCCGCCTTCTCCGCCCTCCAAGGCAATCCGCTCGCCACCCTCTTCATTCCGCTGCGCTCGGGCATGAGCGTCGGCCTGCTCCTCGTCTGCGTGGAGCTGTTCTTCATGATCTGCATTCTGGTGTTCCTGCCGCGCGAGCTGGTCGGACCGTGCTTCATCGGCTTCGCCATCGGCGAGTCGCTCGGTGCCTCCGTGCTGCGCATCTGCGGCGGCATCTTCACCAAGATCGCCGACATCGGCTCCGACCTGATGAAGATCGTCTTCAAGCTCCCCGAAGACGACCCCAAGAACCCCGGCGTCATCGCCGACTGCACCGGTGACAACGCCGGCGACAGCGTCGGGCCGACCGCCGACGGTTTCGAAACCTACGGCGTCACCGGCGTCGCGCTCGTCGCGTTCCTCGCCCTCGCGCTCGCCGCCAGCTCGTCGCTCTGCGCCATCCTCGTCATCTGGCTCTTCGCCATGCGCGCGCTGATGATCGTCACGTCGCTCGTCTCTTATTTCCTCAACGAAATCATCTCGAAGGCGAAATACGGCGCGCAGAAGGACTTCGATTTCGAGGCGCCGCTCACGCACCTCGTCTGGATCACGTCCGCCGTCTCGATCGGCATCACGTTCCTCGCCTCCTACTTCCTGCTCGCGCACCAGAGCGGCGGCGTCCAGGGCGACCTCTGGTGGGTCCTCTCCGTCATCATCAGCTGCGGCACGATCGCCGGCGCGCTCATCCCGGAGTTTACCAAGATCTTCGTCAGCACCAACAGCCGCCACGTCAAGGAAGTGACCAACTGCTCCAAGCACGGCGGCGCCTCGCTGAACATCCTCTCCGGCTTCGTCGCGGGCAACTTCTCCGCGTTCTGGATGGGCCTCATCATCATGCTGCTGATGTGGACCTCCTACCACTTCTCGCAAAACCCGGCGCTGCTCGCGCTGTTGCCCGGCAAGTTCGCCTTCGCCGCCCCGATCTTCGCGTTCGGCCTCGTGGCGTTCGGCTTCCTCGGTATGGGCCCGGTCACCATCGCGGTCGATAGCTACGGCCCCGTCACCGACAACGCCCAATCGGTCTACGAACTCTCGCAGATCGAAGCGCGCCCCGGCATCGCCGCGGAAATCGAGAAGGACTTCGGCTTCAAACCCGACTTCGAGAACGCCAAATACCAGCTCGAGAAGGGCGACGGCGCCGGCAACACCTTCAAGGCCACCGCCAAGCCCGTGCTCATCGGCACCGCGGTCGTCGGCGCGACCACGATGGTGTTCGGCATCATCATGCTGCTCGAAAATCTCTTCGGCGACGTCGTGCAGAAGCTCTCCATCGTGCAGCCCGAGATCATCCTCGGCCTCATCATGGGCGGCTCCGTGATCTACTGGTTCACCGGCGCGTCCTGCCAGGCCGTCGTCACCGGCGCCTACCGTGCCGTCGTCTACATCAAGGAGAACATGAAGCTCGATGCGACGACCGCCTCCGACAAGGACAGCAAGGAAGTCGTCCGCATCTGCACCGAATACGCGCAGAAGGGCATGTGGAACATCTTCATCGTGGTGTTCTGCTTCGCGTTGGCGCTGCCGTTCTTCAACGCCTACTTCTTCATCGGCTACCTGATCGGCATCGCGTTCTTCGGCCTGTTCCAAGCCATCTTCATGGCCAACGCCGGCGGCGCCTGGGACAACGCCAAGAAGATCGTCGAAGTCGAACTCCGTCAAAAGGGCACCGACCTCCACGCCGCCACCGTCGTTGGCGACACCGTGGGCGATCCGTTCAAGGACACCTCGTCCGTCGCGATGAATCCGGTCATCAAGTTCACGACGCTCTTCGGCCTGCTCGCCGTCGAGATCGCGGTCACGATGACCAACGTCCAGGCCAAGCACGCCATCGGCGCGGTGTTCTTCCTCATCGCCCTCGTGTTCGTCTATCGCAGCTTCTACAGCATGCGCATCCCCGACGACACGGCGAAGGCCTGA
- a CDS encoding sigma-70 family RNA polymerase sigma factor: MPPETTEEGRWFADHLLVHEPQLRAWLQSRFSSNVPVSDIIQESYLRVLRARQTDAVNAPKAFLFATARNLALNAARSAKVRGEHIFDPLDETQLLDEDANVRESVAHYEELEILTRAIQSLPDRCRQIFTLRKVYGLSQADIARKLDLSPRTVNAQLAIGLNKCADFVGKFCEKGSA, from the coding sequence ATGCCCCCTGAAACCACAGAAGAAGGCCGCTGGTTCGCCGATCACCTGCTCGTGCACGAGCCGCAGTTGCGCGCCTGGCTGCAAAGCCGCTTCAGCTCGAACGTGCCGGTGAGCGACATCATCCAGGAATCCTACCTGCGCGTGTTGCGGGCCCGGCAGACCGACGCGGTCAACGCGCCCAAGGCCTTCCTCTTCGCCACCGCGCGCAATCTCGCCCTCAACGCCGCGCGCAGCGCGAAAGTCCGCGGCGAGCACATCTTCGACCCGCTCGATGAAACGCAGCTGCTGGACGAGGACGCCAACGTGCGCGAGTCCGTCGCCCACTACGAGGAACTCGAAATCCTGACCCGGGCAATCCAGTCGCTGCCGGACCGCTGCCGGCAGATCTTCACCCTCCGGAAAGTCTACGGCCTGTCGCAGGCCGACATCGCGCGGAAACTCGACCTCTCCCCGCGCACCGTGAACGCCCAGCTGGCCATCGGTCTCAACAAATGCGCGGACTTCGTGGGCAAGTTCTGCGAGAAAGGATCGGCATGA
- a CDS encoding site-specific DNA-methyltransferase, with product MPKKSPRNVNEVGADTPNRPKRLRPPGDYPTYDDAFRPEDAIVAEAPGVVQPSQLLLRDDTRGLYLYHGDCLEVMERLAAKHPGGVFDLIFADPPYFLSNGGITCHAGKMVKVDKGEWDKSRGPELNHEFNTEWLKRCQKLLKPNGTIWVSGTHHVIFSVGYAMQQLGMKLLNQVTWQKPNPPPNLACRYFTHSTETLLWAAKDAKSRHRFNYADMKRANGGKQMKDVWTFTAPKNAEKSLGKHPTQKPLALLERILLASTAPGDLVMDPFLGSGTAGVACVVHCRRFVGIERDAHYIQLSLQRLEAVGFTLDVEIHLTLFATNDLELISDRIDPIPTMSTEGSPTTERVFHESKFVFLSCAPVASARVVHTTVDTSLQEAWAHAPDGKKRQTTHIVRCETEIFSLKTN from the coding sequence GTGCCGAAAAAGTCGCCACGCAACGTCAACGAGGTGGGAGCAGACACCCCCAACCGCCCGAAAAGGCTCCGCCCGCCCGGCGATTACCCGACTTACGACGACGCCTTTCGGCCCGAAGACGCGATTGTCGCCGAAGCGCCCGGTGTCGTTCAGCCCAGCCAACTTCTCCTGCGCGACGACACTCGCGGCCTCTACCTCTATCACGGTGATTGCCTCGAAGTCATGGAGCGGCTCGCCGCTAAGCACCCAGGAGGCGTCTTCGACCTCATCTTTGCCGACCCGCCCTACTTCCTCTCCAACGGCGGCATCACCTGCCACGCCGGCAAGATGGTGAAAGTCGACAAGGGCGAGTGGGACAAGTCCCGCGGTCCGGAACTCAACCACGAGTTCAACACCGAGTGGTTGAAGCGCTGCCAAAAGCTCCTCAAGCCCAACGGCACGATTTGGGTCAGCGGCACGCACCACGTCATCTTCTCCGTCGGCTACGCGATGCAGCAACTCGGCATGAAGCTGCTCAACCAAGTCACGTGGCAAAAGCCGAACCCGCCTCCCAACCTCGCCTGCCGCTACTTCACGCACTCGACCGAAACCCTGCTCTGGGCCGCCAAGGACGCGAAGAGCCGGCACCGCTTCAACTACGCCGACATGAAGCGCGCCAACGGCGGCAAGCAGATGAAGGACGTCTGGACCTTCACCGCGCCGAAGAACGCCGAGAAGTCCTTGGGCAAGCACCCAACGCAAAAGCCGCTCGCCCTCCTCGAACGCATCCTCCTCGCCAGCACTGCACCCGGCGACCTTGTGATGGACCCGTTCCTGGGCAGCGGCACGGCGGGCGTCGCATGTGTGGTGCATTGCCGGCGTTTCGTCGGGATTGAGCGCGACGCTCACTACATCCAGCTCAGCCTGCAGCGACTTGAGGCGGTCGGATTCACACTCGATGTCGAAATCCACCTCACGCTCTTTGCCACAAATGATCTTGAACTGATTTCAGATCGGATCGATCCGATCCCAACGATGTCCACGGAGGGCTCGCCAACAACGGAACGCGTGTTTCACGAATCGAAGTTCGTCTTCCTTTCGTGTGCACCGGTCGCCTCAGCGCGTGTCGTGCACACGACGGTGGACACCTCACTGCAGGAAGCTTGGGCCCACGCCCCCGATGGGAAGAAACGCCAGACCACCCACATCGTCCGCTGCGAGACGGAGATTTTCTCTCTGAAAACCAATTGA
- a CDS encoding FecR domain-containing protein, which translates to MNPAESDPAATRRQRIREAAAEWIMKRDAGFTAAEQDAFFEWLAASPQHAEAYTALQAVFQRMDVMVEWRPLHALEPNPDLLAAPAARSPRRRTLAWLGGLAAVVALGLALWHGPTGVFSPVPARLAAGDAAQSSERHALEDGSVVVLNRGAQVAVRFEPKRRVLDLISGEAYFQVAEDKARPFIVRVGGVAVTAVGTEFNISMTAERLEVLVTKGRVRVEPPPSAPHVPGAVPTPAISEQTLDAHQAVVVPTDAPESPWVVETYTPQVIEQKLAWKNDLVDFRAVPLSEVILEFNRRNHTQLVIGDESLAQRPITAMLRLSNVESFLELISVTEHIHAERHGASKIVLRHEP; encoded by the coding sequence ATGAACCCGGCCGAATCGGACCCCGCCGCCACGCGGCGCCAACGCATTCGCGAAGCAGCCGCCGAGTGGATCATGAAACGCGACGCCGGCTTCACCGCGGCGGAGCAGGACGCATTTTTCGAGTGGCTGGCCGCGTCCCCGCAACACGCCGAAGCCTACACTGCGCTCCAAGCCGTCTTCCAGCGGATGGACGTCATGGTCGAGTGGCGGCCCCTGCACGCGCTCGAACCCAATCCCGATCTGCTCGCCGCCCCGGCCGCCCGATCGCCGCGCCGCCGCACGCTCGCCTGGCTGGGCGGCCTGGCCGCGGTGGTCGCGCTCGGTCTGGCGCTGTGGCACGGGCCAACGGGCGTTTTCTCCCCCGTGCCCGCGCGCCTCGCCGCCGGCGATGCCGCCCAGTCGTCCGAACGACACGCGCTCGAAGACGGCTCCGTCGTCGTGCTCAATCGCGGCGCGCAGGTCGCCGTGCGCTTCGAACCCAAGCGCCGCGTGCTCGATCTCATCTCCGGCGAAGCTTATTTCCAAGTCGCCGAGGACAAAGCACGGCCGTTCATCGTGCGCGTCGGCGGCGTCGCCGTCACCGCGGTGGGCACGGAGTTCAACATTTCGATGACCGCGGAGCGCCTCGAGGTGCTCGTCACCAAAGGTCGCGTGCGCGTCGAGCCGCCGCCCAGCGCTCCGCACGTGCCCGGCGCGGTGCCGACGCCGGCCATCAGCGAGCAGACTCTCGATGCGCACCAGGCCGTCGTCGTGCCGACCGACGCGCCGGAATCCCCGTGGGTCGTGGAAACCTACACCCCGCAAGTCATCGAACAGAAACTCGCCTGGAAAAACGACCTCGTCGACTTCCGCGCCGTCCCGCTCTCCGAAGTCATCCTCGAATTCAATCGCCGCAACCACACGCAGTTGGTGATCGGCGACGAGAGCCTCGCCCAGCGGCCGATCACGGCGATGCTGCGGTTATCGAACGTCGAAAGCTTCCTCGAGTTGATCAGCGTCACGGAGCACATCCACGCCGAGCGCCACGGTGCCTCGAAGATCGTGCTGCGCCACGAGCCGTGA